The following are encoded together in the Malaya genurostris strain Urasoe2022 chromosome 3, Malgen_1.1, whole genome shotgun sequence genome:
- the LOC131433860 gene encoding uncharacterized protein LOC131433860 translates to MCNRSLILQLLLVITLASSALSAASCSWRAAGSNWFGGEICILQKVYDDCQEKSDFTECLKQKAVTSLSRALDMDSIQLVDGVTLVKQNSSDDAENETVPAFTEARGLEDLSSTDRTLLQKLDHFLKTHTVKLDLATPNEARGPGDKKNGSRYIIAAILTAMGIAGPIGLKTLGAIAFKALVISKVALTIASILALKKIFKADHHEETSFQVHTGHDNRRNTYFVRPVRASVDPYRYYYEQPVY, encoded by the exons ATGTGCAACCGATCATTGATCCTGCAGCTTCTGCTGGTGATAACGCTCGCATCCTCGGCACTCAGTGCTGCTTCCTGCTCCTGGCGAGCAGCTGGAAGTAACTGGTTCGGAGGCGAAATCTGTATCCTACAGAAAGTGTACGACGACTGTCAGGAGAAAAGCGATTTCACCGAATGCCTGAAGCAGAAGGCTGTGACATCGTTGTCGAGAGCGCTTGACATG GATTCCattcaattggtcgatggagtaACCCTAGTCAAACAGAATTCTTCGGATGATGCGGAAAACGAAACCGTCCCTGCGTTCACGGAAGCCCGTGGTTTGGAAGACCTGAGTAGCACCGACCGAACGCTACTGCAAAAGCTGGACCACTTCCTCAAGACACACACCGTTAAGCTGGATCTGGCCACCCCAAACGAAGCTCGTGGGCCGGGCGACAAGAAAAACGGTAGCCGATATATCATTGCTGCTATACTGACAGCCATGGGCATTGCTGGGCCGATCGGTCTCAAGACTCTCGGTGCCATTGCATTCAAGGCTTTGGTCATCTCGAAGGTTGCTCTCACCATTGCCAGTATTCTGGCGTTGAAGAAAATTTTCAAGGCCGACCACCACGAGGAAACTAGCTTCCAGGTGCACACTGGCCATGACAACCGCCGGAATACCTATTTCGTGCGTCCAGTTCGGGCTTCCGTAGATCCGTACCGGTACTACTACGAACAACCCGTCTATTAA